In a genomic window of Aggregatimonas sangjinii:
- a CDS encoding anthranilate synthase component I family protein, whose product MKYHLTSHHKKILADTITPVSVYLKIRDRFPNSILLESSDYHANDNSFSYICCNPIASIKVDNERVEKLLPDGTSDKMEIGAKTDVVGLIHDFSQQFEGGKSDFKFIDNGLFGYMAYDAVRYYEDISLHKKEGSIGIPDIYYAVYQNIIAINHFKNEAYIFAHCYESENNIPEIEQILNVKNFASYNFSMDGDATSNLEDDDYKAHVELAKKHCQRGDVFQLVLSRRFSQGFKGDEFNVYRALRSVNPSPYLFYFDYGDFKIFGSSPEAQLIVKDGIAEIHPIAGTFKRTGNDEQDAILAKELTEDHKENSEHVMLVDLARNDLSRNGSTVKVTNYREVQFFSHVIHLVSKVTGHKKKDVTTMKVVADTFPAGTLSGAPKHMAMQLIEKYEKTSRGYYGGAIGFMDFKGNFNHAIMIRTFLSKNHQLHYQAGAGLVAASNAEDELQETYNKLGALTKALEIAETI is encoded by the coding sequence ATGAAATATCATCTCACATCGCACCACAAAAAAATTTTGGCGGACACCATCACACCCGTAAGTGTCTATCTGAAAATCAGGGATAGGTTTCCGAACAGTATATTGTTGGAAAGTAGCGACTACCACGCCAACGACAATAGTTTTTCCTACATCTGCTGCAATCCCATCGCCTCTATAAAAGTAGATAATGAGCGTGTCGAAAAGCTCCTGCCCGATGGTACTTCCGATAAAATGGAAATCGGCGCTAAGACAGATGTGGTAGGCTTGATCCACGATTTCAGTCAACAATTCGAGGGCGGAAAAAGCGATTTTAAATTTATCGATAATGGCTTGTTCGGCTACATGGCCTATGATGCGGTGCGCTATTATGAAGACATTTCGTTGCATAAAAAAGAAGGTTCTATTGGCATTCCCGACATCTATTACGCGGTATACCAGAACATAATCGCAATCAACCATTTTAAGAACGAAGCCTATATATTCGCGCATTGCTACGAATCGGAAAACAATATTCCGGAGATAGAACAAATTTTAAACGTAAAGAATTTTGCCTCTTACAATTTTTCTATGGATGGAGATGCCACCTCCAATCTCGAGGATGACGACTATAAAGCACACGTTGAACTGGCCAAAAAACATTGTCAGAGGGGCGATGTGTTTCAATTGGTGCTGTCGCGTAGGTTCTCACAAGGTTTTAAAGGGGATGAATTTAATGTCTACAGGGCGTTGCGCTCGGTGAATCCCTCACCTTATCTCTTTTATTTCGATTACGGCGATTTTAAGATTTTCGGAAGTTCTCCCGAGGCGCAGCTCATCGTAAAAGACGGCATTGCTGAAATTCACCCCATCGCCGGCACCTTCAAACGTACGGGAAACGACGAGCAAGATGCCATTTTGGCCAAAGAGCTCACAGAAGACCATAAAGAAAATAGTGAACATGTGATGTTGGTCGACCTGGCCAGAAACGATTTGAGCAGGAACGGAAGCACCGTAAAAGTGACTAATTATAGAGAGGTGCAATTCTTTTCTCACGTAATCCACCTTGTATCAAAGGTCACAGGCCATAAGAAAAAAGACGTGACCACCATGAAGGTAGTGGCCGATACCTTTCCCGCAGGTACCCTGAGTGGCGCTCCAAAACACATGGCGATGCAGCTTATCGAGAAGTACGAAAAAACAAGCCGCGGATACTATGGCGGTGCCATCGGTTTTATGGATTTTAAAGGGAACTTCAACCATGCCATCATGATCCGCACTTTCCTGAGCAAAAATCACCAATTACACTATCAAGCCGGTGCCGGTTTGGTGGCGGCCTCCAATGCGGAAGATGAGCTTCAAGAAACCTATAACAAGTTGGGAGCCTTGACAAAGGCGCTCGAAATAGCTGAAACGATTTAA
- a CDS encoding rhodanese-like domain-containing protein, protein MADLSQEDWTAQLEQDENAFILDVRTDDEVADGIIPNSKQIDIYLGQGFIDELEKLDKSKNYYVYCRSGNRSGQACAIMDSLGFQNAYNLEGGFMNWEGEVAQ, encoded by the coding sequence ATGGCCGATTTATCACAGGAAGACTGGACAGCACAACTCGAGCAGGACGAAAATGCCTTTATTTTGGACGTACGTACCGATGATGAGGTTGCCGATGGTATCATTCCCAACTCAAAACAAATCGACATTTACTTGGGTCAGGGTTTTATAGACGAACTCGAAAAGTTGGACAAAAGTAAAAACTACTATGTGTATTGCCGTAGTGGGAATCGTAGTGGGCAGGCTTGCGCCATAATGGATAGTCTTGGTTTTCAAAACGCTTACAATCTTGAAGGGGGTTTTATGAATTGGGAAGGAGAAGTGGCCCAATAA
- a CDS encoding anthranilate synthase component II, with translation MKKILVIDNYDSFTYNLVHYLEDLDCEVIVKRNDQLTLNEVDQFDKIVLSPGPGIPDEAGLLKAIIDKYAATKSIFGVCLGQQAIAEVFGGSLINLDKVYHGIATTINITQDDILFEGMSKQIEVGRYHSWVVNPELPAVLEATSFDENGQVMSLRHKQYDVCAVQFHPESVLTPDGKKMLENWLTN, from the coding sequence ATGAAGAAGATACTTGTCATAGATAATTACGATAGTTTTACGTACAACTTAGTGCATTATTTGGAAGATTTAGACTGCGAAGTGATCGTCAAAAGAAACGACCAGTTGACACTGAATGAAGTAGACCAATTCGATAAAATCGTGCTTTCTCCAGGGCCGGGAATACCTGACGAGGCTGGGCTACTAAAAGCTATAATCGATAAATATGCGGCTACCAAAAGTATTTTCGGGGTCTGCCTGGGGCAACAGGCCATCGCCGAAGTTTTCGGAGGCAGTCTGATCAATTTAGACAAAGTCTATCACGGTATCGCCACGACCATCAATATCACCCAAGATGATATTTTGTTCGAAGGAATGTCCAAGCAAATCGAAGTCGGTCGTTACCACTCATGGGTCGTGAATCCGGAACTTCCCGCAGTGTTGGAAGCGACTTCATTTGATGAAAACGGACAGGTCATGTCGTTACGGCATAAGCAATACGATGTGTGTGCCGTGCAGTTTCACCCAGAGTCGGTTCTGACCCCGGACGGGAAAAAGATGTTGGAAAACTGGTTAACTAATTAA
- a CDS encoding DUF1800 domain-containing protein, producing the protein MEKAQIQHLYKRAGFGILPSQLDVLDGKSKKAIVKDLFKVSKTINELTVPTPELDAYIAKTKGKIDKKDIRDLLRRSRSKHLELNQDWLQRMASAKECLRERMTFFWSNHFVVRSNNILYSQRFHNTLRSHALGNFKSLLIAISKEPAMLDYLNNQQNRKNRPNENFARELMELFTLGEGNYSEADIRQAARSFTGWHHDRMGTFKLLKKQHDYDEKTVFGKKGNFEGEDIIQLILDKPECAEFISRKIYAHFVNDRIDEGHVAEMATLFRKNYELSDLMAFVFASDWFYNSENIGGKIKSPVDFLTGLMQVVPFTMNKPKQLKYVERLLGQVLFEPPNVAGWAEGRSWIDANTMMVRLKLPSVLLKDGSIAFDVKGEFEDSFAAFNAKSNFKRKLDITKQWSVFDRNYGNLSFAELTLQLLGERLSPASTAFLESLEKNNKQDFCIQLMSLPEYQLC; encoded by the coding sequence TTGGAAAAAGCACAGATTCAACATCTTTACAAGAGGGCCGGTTTCGGTATTCTTCCGAGTCAACTCGACGTACTTGATGGAAAGAGTAAAAAGGCTATCGTTAAGGATTTGTTCAAGGTCTCAAAGACGATCAACGAACTGACCGTTCCCACTCCGGAATTGGATGCCTACATTGCGAAAACGAAAGGAAAAATCGATAAAAAAGACATTAGGGATTTATTGCGAAGAAGCAGGTCGAAACACTTGGAGCTGAATCAGGACTGGCTACAGCGTATGGCCAGTGCAAAAGAATGCTTGCGCGAGCGAATGACCTTTTTTTGGAGCAATCATTTTGTAGTGCGCTCGAACAATATCCTGTATTCGCAACGTTTTCACAATACCCTACGTAGCCATGCCTTGGGAAATTTTAAAAGCCTGCTCATCGCCATTTCCAAAGAACCTGCGATGTTGGATTATCTGAACAACCAGCAGAATAGGAAGAACCGTCCCAACGAGAACTTTGCCCGAGAGCTGATGGAGCTTTTTACTCTTGGGGAAGGCAATTATTCCGAAGCCGATATCCGCCAGGCGGCGCGCTCCTTTACAGGATGGCATCATGACCGTATGGGCACTTTCAAACTATTGAAAAAGCAACATGATTACGACGAAAAGACGGTTTTTGGAAAAAAAGGAAATTTCGAAGGAGAAGATATTATCCAGCTAATTTTGGACAAACCGGAATGTGCCGAGTTCATTTCTCGAAAAATTTATGCCCATTTCGTTAATGATCGTATCGATGAAGGTCATGTGGCCGAGATGGCGACGCTGTTCAGGAAAAATTATGAGCTGTCCGATTTAATGGCTTTTGTTTTTGCATCCGACTGGTTTTACAATTCGGAAAATATAGGGGGGAAAATCAAATCCCCTGTCGATTTTCTGACCGGTTTAATGCAAGTGGTTCCGTTTACGATGAACAAACCGAAACAGTTGAAATATGTCGAGCGACTTTTGGGCCAGGTCCTTTTTGAACCACCCAATGTTGCCGGTTGGGCCGAGGGTAGAAGTTGGATCGATGCCAATACCATGATGGTGCGCTTGAAACTGCCATCGGTTCTGTTGAAGGACGGCAGTATCGCTTTCGATGTAAAGGGAGAGTTCGAAGATAGTTTCGCCGCTTTCAACGCCAAGAGCAATTTTAAACGAAAGCTGGATATCACGAAACAGTGGAGCGTATTTGATCGGAATTATGGAAATCTTTCCTTCGCAGAACTGACTTTACAACTCTTGGGCGAGCGATTGAGTCCTGCCTCAACCGCATTTTTGGAATCCCTCGAAAAAAATAACAAACAGGATTTTTGTATTCAATTAATGTCGTTGCCCGAGTACCAATTGTGCTAG
- a CDS encoding MarR family winged helix-turn-helix transcriptional regulator: MNVEQIIKTEKELSLQSRTIIHFMLINNKITEALGIALKPFEVSLQQFNVLRILRGQFGKPANLSTLNDRMVTKRSNTTRLVDKLIKKGFVDRIICPSNRRKVEISITSDGKKALKQMDTAMKEAEKSILKNMSESDLKQLNSLFNKF, encoded by the coding sequence ATGAATGTTGAGCAAATCATTAAAACGGAGAAAGAGCTATCGCTTCAAAGTCGGACAATCATCCATTTTATGTTGATCAACAATAAGATAACGGAAGCGTTAGGCATAGCGCTCAAACCTTTCGAGGTGTCGTTACAACAGTTTAACGTATTGCGAATTTTGAGAGGCCAATTCGGGAAGCCTGCCAATCTTTCTACATTGAATGACAGGATGGTGACCAAAAGAAGTAATACGACCCGATTGGTGGACAAATTGATTAAAAAAGGATTCGTAGATCGGATTATCTGTCCGTCAAACCGAAGGAAGGTTGAAATCAGTATTACTTCCGATGGAAAAAAGGCATTGAAACAAATGGATACGGCCATGAAAGAAGCCGAGAAATCCATATTAAAAAATATGTCCGAATCGGATTTAAAGCAATTGAATAGCTTATTTAATAAATTTTGA
- a CDS encoding DUF1501 domain-containing protein: MKRRAFIRNSSLASSTLLIPSFIKAFDGTPSFLTGHKKLVIIQLSGGNDGLNTLVPFNNDVYIKNRSTIAQKKTQLLSVTDELGFHESLKDFKTLYDNGYVSVMHNVGYPNPSRSHFRSTDIWHTASASDEYLQTGWVGRYLEKVSKNPLGAIEVDDTLSLLMKGVDINGIATKDAKLFYRTTQDPYFSNVLSQHSDTHLSEHNLGYLFKTALDAKSSAKYLYEKTKTYESAADYPKNAFGKQLKTISEFINSGLETQVYYASLGGFDTHANQVNAQKRLLAVYSKGIATFMKDLKDTGALKDTVVLTFSEFGRRLKQNAANGTDHGAANLVFLMGDDLKHKGMYNTPANLVDLDANGDIKYEVDFRDIYASLLKEWLQTEPSQILNGDFKTLGLV; encoded by the coding sequence ATGAAGCGGAGAGCATTTATCAGAAATAGTAGTTTGGCGAGCAGCACTTTGCTCATTCCAAGTTTTATCAAGGCCTTTGATGGAACGCCCTCGTTCTTAACAGGCCATAAAAAGTTGGTGATCATACAATTGTCAGGAGGCAACGACGGCTTGAATACCCTTGTGCCTTTTAACAACGATGTGTATATAAAGAATAGGTCTACTATTGCCCAAAAGAAAACCCAGCTGCTCTCGGTAACGGATGAATTGGGTTTTCATGAGAGCTTAAAAGACTTTAAGACTCTTTACGATAATGGCTATGTAAGTGTCATGCACAATGTCGGGTACCCCAATCCGAGCAGATCACACTTTAGGTCTACCGATATTTGGCACACCGCTAGCGCGTCTGATGAATACCTACAGACTGGCTGGGTAGGCAGATACCTAGAGAAAGTTTCCAAAAATCCTCTCGGAGCGATAGAGGTAGATGATACGCTTTCCCTTTTGATGAAAGGGGTAGACATCAATGGTATTGCAACGAAAGATGCCAAACTCTTTTACCGCACTACCCAGGATCCATACTTCTCTAATGTACTGAGTCAGCATTCCGATACACATTTGAGCGAGCATAATTTGGGCTACTTGTTTAAAACCGCGTTGGATGCGAAATCTTCTGCCAAGTATCTTTATGAAAAGACCAAGACCTATGAATCGGCTGCGGACTATCCTAAAAATGCATTTGGCAAACAATTGAAAACCATCTCCGAATTTATCAATTCAGGTCTGGAGACTCAAGTATACTATGCTAGTTTGGGTGGTTTTGATACGCATGCGAATCAGGTAAATGCGCAGAAACGACTGTTAGCTGTATATTCGAAAGGTATAGCCACTTTTATGAAGGATTTGAAGGATACCGGGGCGCTCAAAGACACGGTTGTACTCACCTTCTCCGAATTTGGTCGTCGCCTAAAGCAGAACGCCGCCAATGGAACCGATCATGGCGCGGCGAACCTTGTTTTTCTAATGGGTGACGATTTAAAACACAAAGGCATGTACAATACACCTGCCAATTTAGTCGACCTTGATGCCAATGGGGATATTAAGTACGAGGTCGATTTTAGGGATATTTACGCTTCGCTCCTCAAAGAGTGGCTACAAACAGAGCCGTCACAGATTTTGAACGGGGATTTTAAAACCCTGGGTCTGGTTTAA
- a CDS encoding DUF2851 family protein, with protein sequence MKEDLLHFIWKYKKLQLQELVSSKGEQIRIIEVGTHNYFAGPDFFNSKVEIDGQLWAGNVEVHLNSSDWYAHHHEQDPNYNNVILHVVWEDDATIFRSDNTEIPTLQLKNFISAEVLDAYRRLFDKSKKSFINCENDIGDIDDFTVGNWLERLYFERLERKSEEVTSLLEASTNDWEQVLFSMLLKNFGLNINGEAFLSLAQALNFSVVRKLQTSVPQLESVFFGMSHLLEEETVLDAYYIQLKKEFDYQRHKFELKPESVQKPEFFRLRPPNFPTIRLSQLANLYSAQHGLFHKVMQTSNLKDFYQLFDISASSYWDDHFTFGKTSKKSTKKLTKKFIDLLLINTVLPLKFCYAKFNGKDKNAEIETISTAIKKEENSIANNFRMHGLQVQHSRDSQAVLELYKQYCTTNRCLECAIGSRLLGR encoded by the coding sequence GTGAAAGAAGACCTGTTACATTTTATCTGGAAGTATAAAAAACTGCAGCTGCAAGAGCTTGTTTCTTCAAAAGGGGAGCAGATTCGGATTATCGAAGTAGGTACCCACAATTATTTCGCCGGTCCCGATTTTTTCAATTCAAAAGTAGAGATCGACGGTCAGCTTTGGGCGGGCAATGTTGAGGTACATTTGAATTCCTCTGACTGGTACGCGCACCACCACGAGCAAGACCCGAATTACAATAATGTGATCTTACATGTGGTCTGGGAAGATGACGCAACGATTTTTAGGAGCGATAATACGGAGATACCGACATTGCAATTAAAGAATTTCATTTCGGCAGAGGTACTCGATGCCTACCGCAGGCTTTTTGACAAGAGTAAAAAGTCATTCATCAATTGTGAGAACGATATTGGCGACATAGACGACTTTACCGTAGGAAATTGGTTGGAACGCCTCTACTTTGAGCGTTTGGAACGGAAATCAGAAGAGGTTACGAGCCTTTTAGAAGCATCTACAAACGACTGGGAACAGGTGCTTTTCTCGATGTTGTTAAAAAACTTCGGCTTGAACATCAACGGTGAGGCCTTCCTGAGCTTGGCCCAGGCGTTAAATTTTTCAGTCGTTCGTAAACTCCAAACCAGTGTTCCGCAGCTGGAAAGCGTGTTTTTTGGTATGAGCCACTTGCTTGAAGAGGAAACCGTACTGGATGCCTATTACATCCAACTAAAAAAAGAATTCGACTATCAAAGACACAAATTCGAATTGAAGCCAGAGTCCGTTCAAAAACCGGAGTTCTTTAGGTTGCGTCCTCCCAACTTCCCTACGATTCGATTGTCCCAATTGGCAAATCTGTACAGTGCGCAGCATGGCTTGTTCCATAAGGTAATGCAAACTTCGAACTTGAAGGATTTCTATCAGCTTTTCGATATATCTGCCAGCAGCTACTGGGACGATCACTTTACCTTTGGGAAAACATCTAAAAAGAGCACCAAAAAGCTGACGAAGAAATTCATTGATCTGTTATTGATCAATACCGTGCTTCCCTTGAAATTTTGTTATGCCAAGTTTAATGGAAAAGATAAGAATGCCGAAATCGAAACCATTAGCACCGCTATCAAGAAAGAGGAAAACAGTATTGCCAATAACTTTAGAATGCATGGCTTACAAGTTCAACATTCGAGGGACAGTCAAGCGGTTTTAGAACTTTACAAGCAATACTGTACCACGAATAGATGTTTGGAATGTGCGATTGGAAGCCGGCTGTTGGGAAGGTAG
- a CDS encoding YceI family protein codes for MKKTVFSVALAVVFGFTAMATEPVAEEKKEVNTETSKVTWKAYKVTGSHYGSIDLKEGALVFDGDQLTGGEFTVDMTTISTEDLEGDSKGKLDGHLNSGDFFDTANHTTSSLKFTDVKSTGKNSYEVTGDLTIKGITKPVTFDVSVYGSKATATMKVDRTNYDVKYGSASFFDDLKDKAIYDEFDLVVDLEF; via the coding sequence ATGAAAAAGACAGTATTTAGTGTAGCATTGGCCGTAGTATTCGGTTTTACAGCAATGGCCACAGAGCCGGTTGCGGAAGAGAAGAAAGAAGTCAACACGGAAACCAGTAAGGTGACATGGAAAGCCTATAAAGTTACCGGTTCGCATTACGGTAGTATTGATTTGAAAGAAGGCGCATTGGTATTTGATGGTGATCAATTGACCGGTGGGGAATTTACGGTCGATATGACTACCATCAGCACAGAAGATTTAGAGGGTGATTCCAAAGGAAAGTTGGATGGACATTTGAATTCAGGCGATTTTTTCGACACCGCTAATCACACCACCTCATCTTTGAAATTTACCGACGTGAAGTCGACCGGTAAAAATTCTTACGAAGTAACTGGTGATTTAACGATAAAGGGAATTACCAAACCTGTAACCTTTGATGTATCGGTTTATGGGAGCAAGGCCACAGCAACTATGAAAGTGGACCGTACCAACTACGATGTAAAATATGGGTCAGCTAGCTTTTTCGATGATTTAAAGGATAAGGCTATATATGACGAATTTGATTTGGTCGTAGATTTAGAATTCTAA